The following proteins are encoded in a genomic region of Arachis stenosperma cultivar V10309 chromosome 4, arast.V10309.gnm1.PFL2, whole genome shotgun sequence:
- the LOC130974258 gene encoding light-induced protein, chloroplastic produces the protein MASSSSLSQLRCRNLSCSLAPIPSSSRLVPTPSILHLGVFTKPVGKPIVGVSSDAPRPVFCVRAVTNEEEGGYSGVAIVEETEAGRLKKALVDSFYGTDRGLKASSDTRAEIVELITQLEAKNPTPAPTDALTLLNGKWILAYTSFAGLFPLLSSGTLPLVKVEEISQTIDSESFTAQNSVRFAGPLATTSISTNAKFEVRSPKRVQIKFEEGVIGTPQLTDSLVIPENVEFLGQKIDLTPFKGILTSVQDTASSVARTISSQPPLKFPISYSNAQSWLLTTYLDDELRISRGDGGSVFVLIKEGSSLLS, from the exons atggctTCTTCTTCCTCACTTTCTCAGCTTCGATGCAGAAACCTCTCCTGCTCCCTCGCCCCTATCCCCTCCTCCTCCCGCCTCGTTCCCACTCCTTCCATTCTCCATCTCGGAGTATTCACCAAGCCCGTCGGAAAGCCCATCGTCGGGGTCTCTTCGGATGCCCCGAGGCCGGTGTTCTGCGTGAGAGCCGTTACGAACGAGGAGGAGGGCGGTTATTCGGGAGTGGCGATTGTGGAGGAGACGGAGGCTGGGCGGCTGAAGAAGGCGCTGGTGGATTCGTTTTACGGGACTGATCGTGGATTGAAGGCTTCCAGCGACACGAGAGCTGAGATTGTGGAGCTTATCACTCAGCTCGAGGCCAAGAATCCTACCCCTGCTCCCACCGATGCGTTGACTCTCCTCAACGGAAAATGGATCCTCGC GTATACCTCCTTTGCAGGGTTGTTCCCGTTGTTGTCAAGCGGAACACTTCCATTGGTGAAGGTAGAGGAAATATCTCAGACCATTGATTCTGAGAGTTTCACCGCCCAAAACTCCGTTCGCTTTGCCGGTCCCTTGGCCACCACCTCCATCAGCACAAATGCAAAATTTGAAGTCCGCAGCCCAAAACGCGTTCAG ATCAAGTTTGAGGAAGGGGTCATTGGCACTCCACAGTTGACAGACTCATTGGTTATACCAGAAAATGTGGAATTCTTGGGGCAGAAGATTGATCTCACACCCTTCAAGGGCATACTCACCTCTGTCCAAGACACGGCATCTTCTGTCGCAAGAACTATCTCCAGCCAGCCTCCGTTGAAGTTCCCGATCTCCTACAGCAACGCTCAGTCGTGGTTGCTCACCACCTACCTGGACGATGAACTTCGCATCTCCAGGGGTGATGGTGGTAGTGTCTTTGTTCTTATCAAGGAAGGAAGCTCTCTCTTGAGCTGA
- the LOC130974498 gene encoding uncharacterized protein LOC130974498, whose translation MTSDWSFTQGGPQEDPSNEFKVGQQFGSKKEVMLAVKQYSIRRAVEYKIVESDHLRYNARCIQFGPGCNWNILISYRRKQERWEVRRYNGPHTCMQTSMGQDHRRLDSKVIAQHIFTMVKADPTISTRVLQGGVENHFGYKASYRKLVTQPWHTSTDIVMFHRVFWMFPPCVEAFKNCKPLISIDGTHLYGKYGRTLLMTIAQDRNANILPIAFTVVEGETKEVWSFFLSYLREHVTPQPGVLVISDRHKTIDGALNAKGSLRKPPHAFQAFCTRHIAANFMTHFRNKDLKKVLINAAYSGSCLPRPPPRLPLPLPRPRPLPLPPPAAGLSSGR comes from the exons ATGACTTCAGATTGGTCGTTTACCCAAGGAGGTCCTCAAGAAGACCCGAGCAACGAGTTTAAGGTTGGACAACAATTTGGGAGCAAGAAAGAAGTCATGTTGGCAGTTAAGCAATACAGCATCAGGAGGGCTGTGGAGTACAAAATAGTAGAGAGTGACCATTTAAGGTACAATGCAAGATGTATTCAGTTCGGACCCGGTTGTAATTGGAACATACTTATATCATATCGTCGAAAGCAAGAAAGGTGGGAGGTTAGGAGATACAATGGTCCTCATACTTGCATGCAAACTTCGATGGGGCAAGATCATCGTAGGTTGGATTCAAAAGTTATTGCACAACACATTTTTACAATGGTCAAGGCCGATCCAACAATCAGCACAAGGGTTCTACAAGGAGGTGTGGAGAATCATTTTGGTTACAAGGCGTCGTACAGAAAG CTAGTGACACAGCCGTGGCATACTTCGACCGATATTGTGATGTTTCATCGGGTCTTTTGGATGTTTCCACCGTGTGTTGAGGCCTTCAAAAATTGCAAGCCACTTATCTCTATTGATGGCACCCACCTATATGGTAAATACGGTAGAACTTTGCTGATGACCATAGCGCAAGACAGGAATGCAAACATTCTACCCATTGCATTCACAGTTGTTGAAGGTGAGACAAAGGAAGTGTGGTCGTTCTTTCTTTCGTACTTACGAGAGCATGTTACACCACAACCAGGggtgttagtgatttcagacaGACACAAGACCATTGATGGAGCACTGAATGCCAAAGGGAGTTTAAGAAAACCGCCTCATGCATTCCAAGCATTTTGTACAAGACACATTGCAGCCAACTTCATGACCCACTTTAGGAACAAAGATTTGAAGAAGGTTCTTATTAATGCAGCGTACTCGGGATCCTGCCTCCCACGGCCTCCGCCGCGTCTGCCTCTCCCCCTGCCTCGCCCCCGTCCCCTACCTCTCCCTCCTCCGGCAGCTGGCCTGAGCTCCGGCAGGTGA
- the LOC130974499 gene encoding protein MAIN-LIKE 1-like produces MILQDVAYQLGLRIDGDPVSGCISGWEQHHQGWTIEELCEQILGVVPGPEDKQSQTKWTVKLTWFHNTVCGELEQDATEERLMRYTRGYIMQLIGGIFFPGASDSRVHIRWLPLLEDLDACGRLSWGSAVLAWLYRQMCRTTKHGQRNLGGCVSLMLSWAYHRIPLVRPDGFDGRRFPLMERWVQYRPDNTTGEHILRQYRRTLNGIGMLNVEWTLYVDPQLFGLVPLAIAEADATAAVVCPLMYFTIVEWHQVYRVVRQFGGLQHIPTRPLNIDDMHRLYGRFGRGEWFPHLLGGWHEMWDARADHRLPIYHHIDMRPSLPYMTWYL; encoded by the exons ATGATCCTGCAAGACGTTGCATATCAGTTGGGACTCAGGATTGATGGTGATCCTGTGAGTGGATGCATCAGTGGGTGGGAGCAGCACCACCAGGGATGGACCATTGAGGAGTTATGTGAGCAAATACTGGGTGTTGTTCCTGGCCCAGAGGACAAGCAGTCACAGACGAAGTGGACTGTCAAGCTCACTTGGTTCCACAACACGGTCTGTGGAGAGTTAGAGCAGGATGCCACAGAGGAGCGACTGATGAGGTATACGAGAGGATACATTATGCAGTTGATAGGCGGTATCTTCTTCCCCGGTGCATCTGACTCTCGGGTGCATATCAGGTGGCTTCCCCTGCTGGAGGACCTTGATGCATGTGGCCGGTTGTCGTGGGGTTCGGCTGTGCTGGCATGGCTGTATCGCCAGATGTGCCGGACAACAAAGCATGGTCAGCGCAACTTGGGAGGATGCGTCAGCTTGATGCTTTCTTGGGCCTACCACCGTATTCCATTAGTACGGCCTGATGGGTTTGATGGTCGTCGCTTTCCTCTGATGGAAAG GTGGGTTCAGTACCGGCCGGACAATACTACAGGCGAGCACATATTGAGGCAGTACAGGCGTACGCTAAACGGGATTGGGATGCTGAAT GTTGAGTGGACGTTATATGTTGACCCGCAGCTGTTTGGGCTTGTTCCACTGGCGATAGCAGAGGCAGATGCCACAGCAGCGGTTGTTTGTCCACTGATGTATTTCACTATCGTCGAGTGGCATCAGGTGTACCGAGTGGTACGTCAGTTCGGTGGCCTGCAGCACATTCCCACTAGGCCACTGAACATTGACGACATGCACAGGCTTTATGGGAGATTCGGTCGCGGCGAGTGGTTCCCGCATCTGCTTGGTGGCTGGCATGAGATGTGGGATGCTCGGGCCGACCATCGTCTGCCGATATATCATCATATAGACATGCGTCCGTCCCTTCCATATATGACATGGTACCTGTAG